Genomic window (Stenotrophomonas maltophilia):
CATCGCTGACGTTGGAGACGGGTTCCTGGGATGGATCGGTCATGCGCAGGCTCAGGGTGCCGGCACCCGGGCCAGCAGCTCCTGCACCAGGCGTTCGCCATCCCAGCCTTCAGCGGTGGCTTCATAGCTGGGCAGCACGCGATGGCGCAGCACATCGGCGGCAACCGCTCGCACGTCATCAGGGGTGACGAAGTCGCGGCCGGCCAACCAGGCGCGCGCGCGCGCGCAGCGTTCCAGCGCGATGGAACCGCGCGGGCTTGCCCCCCAGGCAATGCGGCGGCCAAGGCCAGCGTCATAGCGCGACGGATCACGCGAGGCCAGCACCAGCTCGATCAGGTAGCGTTCCAGCGCCGGCGCCATGTGCAGGTCCAGCACTTCGCGGCGGGCATCGAACACATCCTGCATCGGCAGTTTCTCCGGTGCCGGTGCCGCCTCGCCCAGCGCGCCACGGGCTCGCTCGCGGGCCAGGCGCAGGATCTCCGATTCGGCGGCCTGATCGGGGTAGCTGATGCGCACGTGCATCAGGAAGCGGTCCAGCTGCGCTTCGGGCAGCGGGAAGGTGCCTTCCTGCTCGATCGGGTTCTGCGTGGCCATCACCAGGAACAGCGACGGCAGTGCATAGGTGTGTCGGCCAACGGTGACCTGGCGCTCGCCCATCGCTTCCAGCAGCGCCGACTGCACCTTGGCCGGTGCGCGGTTGATCTCGTCGGCCAGCAGGATCGGGTGGAAGATCGGGCCGGGCACGAATTCGAAACGGCCTTCCTGCGGGCGCCAGATCTCGGTGCCGGTCAGATCGGCCGGCAACAGGTCCGGGGTGAACTGCACGCGGGCGAAGTCGGCCTCCAGGCGCGCGGCCAGCGCCCGGATCGCCGTCGTCTTGGCCAGGCCCGGAGCGCCTTCCACCAGCAGGTGGCCATCGGCCAGCAGCGCGATCAGCAGGCGTTCGACCAGTGCCGCCTGGCCGACGATCTCGGCCGACAGGGCGTCGCGCAGCTGGGTGAAGGCGCCATGCAGGCGGGAGGCGGCCGGCGCGGGCGGCGGCGTGGCGGATTCGGGCATCGGCGGTGGCAGGTTCATGGGGGCCTTTGACCGGCGCGGGACGGCACGGGTTCCCGACATCATCGCAGGGTGCCCTGCGATTGGCATCAAGAACGGCTGAACGGCCCATCCACGCATGGTGTGGATCTACTGGCGGAAACGCAGAAGGGCCGCGCATGGCGGCCCTTCTGCGTTTCGCGGGTGACGCGGGCTCAGTTCTGCTTGGCCACGCGCAGCACCTTCGGGGTGACGAACACCAGCAGCTCGGCCTTGTCCTTGTTGCGGCCACGCTTCTTGAACAGGTTGCCCAGGAACGGCACGTCGCCCAGGAACGGCACCTTGCTGATGCTGCTGCGGTCGGTGAACTCATACACGCCACCGATGACCACGGTCTGCCCATCCTCGACCAGCACCGCGGTATTGACCTCGCGGCGGTTGATCGACGGCACCGTGCCGTAGCCCTGCAGTTCGATCAGGCGGTCGACTTCGTCCTTCTTCACCTGCATGTTGAGGAACACGCGGTTGTCGTTGGTGATGGTGGGGGTCACCCGCAGTTCCAGCACCACTTCCTTGAACTGCACGTTCGGGGTGGAACCGGCGCCGCCAGCAGCTCCGGCGCCGCTGATGGTGACGTAGCCGATTTCCTTGCCCTGCTTGATCATCGCCTCGCGCTGGTTGGTGGTGACCACGCGCGGGTTGGAGATCACTTCACCACGTGACTCTTCCTGCATGGCCGACAGCTCCACGTCCAGCAGGTAGCCTGCGTTGAGGATCGACAGCGCCAGCGAGCCGGGGTTGTTGGCCGCTGCCACCGGCAGATTCCAGTTCAGGCCGCGCTTGATGGTCGGGCTACCGGGAATCGGGGCCGGACCGACACTGCCACCGGCCTGCCATTCACGGACCGCCTTGGCGTTGGCCAATGCCGTATCCACCTGCGAATTGCGGGTGGCCTCGTTGGCATCCAGGCTGCCGCTGAAGTACACATTGTCACGGCTGCCGCTGATGCCGAACTTTGCACCCAGCTCGCGGGCGAAGGTATCGGTGGCGATGACAATGCGGCTTTCGATCAGCACCTGGTCGACCGGACGGTCGATCACCCCGATCAGCTCACGCATGCGCGCGATCTTCTTCGGAATGTCGCTGATCATCAGCGTGTTGGTGCGCTCGTCGGCGACGATGCGGCCGCGCGAGGACAGGAAACCACTGTCTTCCTGCGACGAGCCGCCACCACCACCATTGCCGCCACCACCGCCGCCACCGATGCCCTTGGCCTCGGTCAGCGCTTTGAAGATCTGCGTGGCGCTGTGGTAGTTGATCTGGACGTAGTCGGTGACCAGGTCTTCGCGGTTCTCGATGGCGATGCGCGCGTCTTCCTTCTCCTGCTCGAACTTGGCCAGTTCGGCCTGCGGAGCCACCCAGATCACGCTGCCGTCGCGGCGCTTGTCCAGGCCCTTGGCACGCAGCACGATGTCCAGTGCCTGGTCCCACGGCACATTGACCAGGCGCAGGGTCACATTGCCCTGTACCGAATCGGACGCCACTACGTTGAGATTGGATTCTTCGGCGATCAACTGCAGCACGGTGCGCACCGGCACGTCCTGGAAGTTGAAGGTCACCGGCTTGCCGGTGAAACCGCGCTGGCCGACAGCCTTGGCCGCCTGGGTGACGCTGCCGGCAGTGACTGCACCGACAGCGGCCGGAGCCTGCCGCGGGCTGATTTCCACCACGTACTCGTTGCCGCTCTGGTAGGCCAGCGATTCGACCGCACCGCCGGTGCTCAGCACCAGCTGGGTGCCGGCACCGGACGGCTTGGCGTCGATGCGCTGCACCGGCGTGGCGAAGTCGGTCACGTTCATCGGCTTCTGCAGGTTGGCCGGCAGTCGGGCATTGCCGACGTCGACCACCACGCTGTTGCCCTGCGTGCGCAGGTCCGGAATCGCACCCTGGCCGTCGAACTGGACGATCAGGCGCCCGGCGCCGTCATCGCCCCGCTTGAAATCGATCTTGGCCACCGACAGGCCAGCCGGCGCGGTCGCCGGGGCCACGGTGGCGCCCACCGGCTTTTCCGCCGGTGCGGCGGCCAGCGCCGGAGCGCAGGCCAGCATCAGCGCGACTCCCAACGCGCTGACACGGTTCAAGGTAGAGCGCCGGATGGGACGCAGCCCCTTGGCTTGGTGAAAGGTCATCGTGCTATCCCCAGTAAACGATCATTGATCTTCAAGCGAGAGCGTTGCCGGCCGTTCCAGCCAGCCGCCCGCGCCATCCGGCACCAGTTCGATCAGCTCCACGCGGTCTTCGAAGACCGCCGTGACCCGCCCGTCGCTCTGCCCGAGGTAACCGCCAGGGCGCACCCGGTAGGTCACCTTGTCCGGCCCCATCACCAGCGCCACGGTGGCCGCGCCGGTGCCGATGGTACCGACCATGTCCAGTGCATCCAGCGGGAAGCCTTCCAACGGCTCCTTGCGCCGGTTCGGATCCGGACGCAATCCGCCATTCCCCTGCTGCGGATTGGTCCAGGCATCGGTGAACGGATCGCGCATGCCCTGCGCGGAGTACTCGAAGGTCTCGAACTGCTGCATCACCGGCAGCGGCTCCAGCGGCTGTGCCGGTCGCGCACGCTCACCCTCCACCCACTTTTCAAGATTCGGCGCATCGCCCGGCGTGCTGGTCACGCCGCGGCCACAGGCGGCCAGCAGCAGCACGGCAGCTGCCATTCCACAACGTGCAAAGAAGGAACGGATCACTTCTTGTCCTCCTTGCCGGCTTCAGCCTTCTGCTGTTCCTGCACCTCGGTCTCGTCCAGGTAGCGATAGGTCTTGACCGTGCCGGACAGTTCCAGCGCGCCACTGCGGACGTTGCCGCTGGTCTTGTCCTTGGGCTTGAGGTTGATGTCGTGCATGGTCAGGATGACCACGCGCGGCAGCGACGCCACGCCACTGACGAAGGCACCGAACTGGTGGTAACTGCCCACCATGCGCAGCTTGATCGGCTTCTCGGCGTAGAACTCCTTGACCTGCTCCTGCTCGGGCTCGAACAGCTCGTTGGTCAGGCCGCTGGACAGCGCGGTCTGCGAGATGTCGATGATCAGGTCGGGCATTTCGGTCTTGCTGGGCAGCTGCCGCAGCATCTGCTGCAGCACCTGCTCCATCTGCGCCAGCTGCTGCTTCAGCGGCGCCAGGTTCACCGCGCGTTCCTGCTGCTTGGTGAACTCCGAACGCAGCTCGGTTTCCTTCGATTCCAGGCCGGCCAGTTCCTCGCGCTTGCCGCTGATCAGCAGCATCCACGCGACGAACATGATCACCACCGCCAGCAGCGAGCAGAAGACGATCTTGGCCTTCTGCGGCCAGTTGCCGATGTCGTTGAAATCCAGGTTCTTCAGATCGATCTTCTGGCTCATGCGCGGTCCCCCTGCAGCGGGGCATTGAAGGCCTGCGGCGGCTGCGCCAGGCGGCTGCCCTCAGGCTTCGGCGCAGGCTTGGCGGCCGGGGCTGCCGGCTGGTTCGGCGTGGCCGGGGTGGCAGCGGGTGCGGTGGGTGCGGTCGGTGCAGCAGCGGGCTGGCCTGCGGCCGGGGCAGCGGGTGCCGCTGCATCCGGACCGGCTGCAAGCGGTGCCACTGCGGGCGGAGCCGGCGTTGCCACCGAACCATCCGCGTTGAGGCCTGGCGTACCCGCCACTTCTTCGCTCTGCGCCGGCAGCTTCACCTTGACCACGAACACGTAGGGCAGCGCCTTGATGTCCGCAACCGGGCCGGTCTTGCCGTCCTTGTCCTTCTCGGGGTCACGCGCTTCGATGATCGACAGTTCCGGGTTGGTCATCCAACCGGAGGTCTCCAGGTTGCGCATGTACGCCGAAACACGGGCGTTGGACTGGGTGCGGCCTTCCAGGGTCAGCACGTCGCCTTCCTGCTTCAGCGCAGTCAGCACCAGGCCATCGGGAATCGTGCGCACCAGCGCATCGAACAGGTGCACCATCTGCGAGCGCTTGGCCTGCAGTTCCTCGATCACCTTCTTGCGGGCCAGCAGGCGGTCCTTCTGGGCGTCGAGGCGGTCGATCTCCTTGTTCTGTTCCTTGACCTTCTCGATCTCGGCTTCCAGATAGGCATTGCGGTCCATCTGGCCGCTCACCTGGCGGTCGTAATAGAACCAGATCAGCAGCGACAACAGCAGGCCACCGATCGCGGCCATGCCCAGCATTGCGTAGAACTCGCGCTGGCGTTGCTTGCGCCGCTCGGCGCGCCAGGGCAATAGATTGATGCGTGCCATCAGTCGAAGCTCCTCAGCGCCAGACCGGTGGCGATCATCAGCGCGGGGGCATCCTGGGCCAGCGCATGCGCGTTCACCTTCGGGCCCAGGGTCATCTGCGCCAGCGGGTTGGCGACCACGGTCGGCACGCCCAGCTGTTCTTCAACCATTTCCGGCAGCCCGCCGAGCACGGCGCAGCCGCCGGCCAGCACGATGTGATCAACGCGGTTGAACTCACTGCCTGCATAGAAGAACTGCAGCAAACGGCTGATCTGCTGGACCGTGGCTTCCTTGAACGGCTCCAGCACTTCCATCTCGTAGCTTTCCGGCAGACCACCCTGGCGCTTGGCCAGCCCGGCTTCCTCGTAGCTCAGGCCGTAGCGGCGCATGATCTCGTCGGTCAGCTGCTTGCCACCGAACACCTGTTCGCGGCTGTACAGGCTGCGACCACCGCGCAGGACGTTGAGGGTGGTCATGGTGGCGCCGATATCGACCAGCGCGACCACGCCCTCGATGGATACCGGCAGCTCGCTGGCGACCAGGGCATAGGCGTTTTCGACCGCGAAGGCCTCCACGTCCATCACCTTGGCCTGCAGGCCTCCCAGCTCCAGCGCCGACTGGCGCAGTTCCACGTTCTCCGAACGCGACGCGGCCAGCAGCACCTGGACCATCTCCGGGTTGTTCGGGATCGCCCCGATCACCTCGAAGTCCAGATTCACTTCCTCGATCGGGTACGGAATGTAGTTGACCGCTTCCAGCTCGATCTGGGCTTCCATGTCGTTTTCGTCGAGCTCGGCCGGCATCGGGATCACCTTGGTGATCACCGCCGAACCGGCGACGGCGGCAGCGGCCAGCTTGGCCTTGCTCCCCGAGCGGTTCATCGCACGGCGGATGGCCTCACCCACGGCCTCCACTTCCACGATGTTCTTCTCCACCACCGCATTCGGCGGCAGAGGTTCCACAGCGTAATGTTCCACACGAAAACGGTTGCCACTGCGGGACAGCTGCAAAAGCTTTACCGCAGTCGAACTGATGTCGACGCCTACAAGCGGCGACTGACTTTTTGGGATGAGCCCCACGGTTTCTCCCCTGCCGACGGGCACTTGGACGCAAGACCTGCGCCCGAGCATTAATAACGTATTCTTAGCAAATGGCAACGGCCCTGCTGTGAAGTCCCTCACGGATTCACCATGCAGCCCCTGACTGTTCCCTTTGCGCTCCCCGGCGACGACCCCAGCCGCCACCTTGCGTAATCTATACTCTGCGACCACGAAATTCGCAATCGGAATCTGAACCCGATGACTCGACTCCGCCGCTGGCTGCGCTGGATCTTCCTGATTGTCCTGGTCCTGGCGCTGATCGGCGCGGCCGCCGTGGGCGGTCTGTACTACGCCGTGTCTTCCAAGCTTCCCGACGTGCAGACCCTGCGCGACGTGGAAATGCAGGAGCCCATGTACGTCTATGCCGCCGACGGCAAGCTGATGGCCGTGTTCGGCGAGACCCGCCGTACCCCCATCACCATGAAGGACGTGCCCGAGCGCCTGAAGCAGGCCTTCCTGGCCACCGAGGACGCCCGCTTCTACGAGCATGGCGGCGTGGACTACATGGGCATCGGCCGCGCGGTGTGGCTGCTGGCCACCACCAACGACAAGCGCGTGCCGGGTGGCTCCACCATCACCCAGCAGGTCGCCCGCCAGTTCTTCCTCAGTTCCGAGTACAGCTACACCCGCAAGCTGGCCGAGATCCTGCTGGCGCGGAAGATCGAGTCCGAGCTGAGCAAGGACGAGATCTTCGAGCTGTACCTGAACAAGAGTTTCTTCGGCAACCGCGCCTACGGCGTGGCCGCCGCCGCCGAGTTCTATTACGGCAAGAAGCTGAACGAGCTGGACCTGGATGAAATGGCCTCGCTGGCCGGCATCCCCAAGTTCCCCTCGTCGGGCAACCCGATCTCCAACCCGGAACGTGCCCGCCAGCGTCGCGACAACTATGTGCTGCAGCGCATGGCCGACCTGAAGTTCGTCAGCCAGGCCGAGGCCGATGCGGCCAAGGCCGTGCCGATGCACGCCAGCCCGCATGAGCCGCCGGTTGAAGTGTACGCCCC
Coding sequences:
- a CDS encoding AAA family ATPase, which encodes MNLPPPMPESATPPPAPAASRLHGAFTQLRDALSAEIVGQAALVERLLIALLADGHLLVEGAPGLAKTTAIRALAARLEADFARVQFTPDLLPADLTGTEIWRPQEGRFEFVPGPIFHPILLADEINRAPAKVQSALLEAMGERQVTVGRHTYALPSLFLVMATQNPIEQEGTFPLPEAQLDRFLMHVRISYPDQAAESEILRLARERARGALGEAAPAPEKLPMQDVFDARREVLDLHMAPALERYLIELVLASRDPSRYDAGLGRRIAWGASPRGSIALERCARARAWLAGRDFVTPDDVRAVAADVLRHRVLPSYEATAEGWDGERLVQELLARVPAP
- a CDS encoding type IV pilus secretin PilQ — encoded protein: MTFHQAKGLRPIRRSTLNRVSALGVALMLACAPALAAAPAEKPVGATVAPATAPAGLSVAKIDFKRGDDGAGRLIVQFDGQGAIPDLRTQGNSVVVDVGNARLPANLQKPMNVTDFATPVQRIDAKPSGAGTQLVLSTGGAVESLAYQSGNEYVVEISPRQAPAAVGAVTAGSVTQAAKAVGQRGFTGKPVTFNFQDVPVRTVLQLIAEESNLNVVASDSVQGNVTLRLVNVPWDQALDIVLRAKGLDKRRDGSVIWVAPQAELAKFEQEKEDARIAIENREDLVTDYVQINYHSATQIFKALTEAKGIGGGGGGGNGGGGGSSQEDSGFLSSRGRIVADERTNTLMISDIPKKIARMRELIGVIDRPVDQVLIESRIVIATDTFARELGAKFGISGSRDNVYFSGSLDANEATRNSQVDTALANAKAVREWQAGGSVGPAPIPGSPTIKRGLNWNLPVAAANNPGSLALSILNAGYLLDVELSAMQEESRGEVISNPRVVTTNQREAMIKQGKEIGYVTISGAGAAGGAGSTPNVQFKEVVLELRVTPTITNDNRVFLNMQVKKDEVDRLIELQGYGTVPSINRREVNTAVLVEDGQTVVIGGVYEFTDRSSISKVPFLGDVPFLGNLFKKRGRNKDKAELLVFVTPKVLRVAKQN
- a CDS encoding pilus assembly protein PilP, with translation MAAAVLLLAACGRGVTSTPGDAPNLEKWVEGERARPAQPLEPLPVMQQFETFEYSAQGMRDPFTDAWTNPQQGNGGLRPDPNRRKEPLEGFPLDALDMVGTIGTGAATVALVMGPDKVTYRVRPGGYLGQSDGRVTAVFEDRVELIELVPDGAGGWLERPATLSLEDQ
- a CDS encoding type 4a pilus biogenesis protein PilO gives rise to the protein MSQKIDLKNLDFNDIGNWPQKAKIVFCSLLAVVIMFVAWMLLISGKREELAGLESKETELRSEFTKQQERAVNLAPLKQQLAQMEQVLQQMLRQLPSKTEMPDLIIDISQTALSSGLTNELFEPEQEQVKEFYAEKPIKLRMVGSYHQFGAFVSGVASLPRVVILTMHDINLKPKDKTSGNVRSGALELSGTVKTYRYLDETEVQEQQKAEAGKEDKK
- a CDS encoding PilN domain-containing protein is translated as MARINLLPWRAERRKQRQREFYAMLGMAAIGGLLLSLLIWFYYDRQVSGQMDRNAYLEAEIEKVKEQNKEIDRLDAQKDRLLARKKVIEELQAKRSQMVHLFDALVRTIPDGLVLTALKQEGDVLTLEGRTQSNARVSAYMRNLETSGWMTNPELSIIEARDPEKDKDGKTGPVADIKALPYVFVVKVKLPAQSEEVAGTPGLNADGSVATPAPPAVAPLAAGPDAAAPAAPAAGQPAAAPTAPTAPAATPATPNQPAAPAAKPAPKPEGSRLAQPPQAFNAPLQGDRA
- a CDS encoding pilus assembly protein PilM, with product MGLIPKSQSPLVGVDISSTAVKLLQLSRSGNRFRVEHYAVEPLPPNAVVEKNIVEVEAVGEAIRRAMNRSGSKAKLAAAAVAGSAVITKVIPMPAELDENDMEAQIELEAVNYIPYPIEEVNLDFEVIGAIPNNPEMVQVLLAASRSENVELRQSALELGGLQAKVMDVEAFAVENAYALVASELPVSIEGVVALVDIGATMTTLNVLRGGRSLYSREQVFGGKQLTDEIMRRYGLSYEEAGLAKRQGGLPESYEMEVLEPFKEATVQQISRLLQFFYAGSEFNRVDHIVLAGGCAVLGGLPEMVEEQLGVPTVVANPLAQMTLGPKVNAHALAQDAPALMIATGLALRSFD